In the Trueperaceae bacterium genome, GCGCCCTCAGGCCGGCGGGGTGAACTGCCTGTGGTTAGGGTGCGGGTCTTCCGTACGGCACGTGCCGGGGGTGGTCACGGTTCGGGTACGCGGCCGCGCCTTCGCACGGGTCGTCCACCGGGTCCGTGCCGGGGATGGCGGTCAAGTTACTCGACTCCGGCCGCCACCGCGTAGGCTCCCGACCATGGCCTCGCGCCGCCGCCGCGTATAGCCTTAGCGCATGACGACCGAACCGGATGGCTCCGCAACCAGGCCCGCTTGGGCCGAGCAGGACGACATCATGCGCGCCTACTACGACCACGAGTGGGGCGTGCCCGTCACCGACGAGCGCGGGCTGTTCGAGGCGCTGAGCCTGGAGGTGTTCCAGACCGGGCTCTCGTGGTCGACGGTCTTGCGCAAGCGTCCGGCGTTTCGCGAGGCGTTCGCGGACTTCCGCCCGGAGGTGGTGGCGAGGTTCGAGCAGTCGGACGTGGCGAGGCTGATGACGGACGCCGGCATCGTCAGGAACGAGCAGAAGATCCGCGCCACCGTCCGCAACGCCGCCGCCACGGTGGCGCTGCGCGACCACGGCGGGTTGGTGGACCTCGTCTGGTCGTTCAGGGCCGAGCCGGGGGCGGATGCCGCGGCGGTGTCGCCAACG is a window encoding:
- a CDS encoding DNA-3-methyladenine glycosylase I; the protein is MTTEPDGSATRPAWAEQDDIMRAYYDHEWGVPVTDERGLFEALSLEVFQTGLSWSTVLRKRPAFREAFADFRPEVVARFEQSDVARLMTDAGIVRNEQKIRATVRNAAATVALRDHGGLVDLVWSFRAEPGADAAAVSPTRSPESEALAKALRARDFTFVGPTTMYALMQAIGVVDVRGERTTG